The DNA region AATCAAAGAAAACCTATCGTCCTCAAAAGGAGGCTTAGTAGATTCCCTGCTGTACCACGCTCAGAAATAACAATAAACTGCATTTATCCCGTGATCTTCCTTTTCGCACTGCCGTATATGGGAAAGTGCATCCCATGAAATTTGTGGAGCACTTCTTTGTATAAAGTAAAGTATTTTCCTAAATGCAAACTTCATCAGGTTACCTTTTAAAGTGATCCAATTTCTGATTTTCCTCGTACTAATGATTGAGAATATCAAAGGAGGAAAAACAATGAAAAACGTAGGTGGCATTGATCGTACATTACGCATCATTCTTGGCGCAGTTTTCATTATTTATGGAGTTATGCATTTACATGCTATATTAGGTATTATTGGATTAATCCTTGGTGTCGTTTTCGTACTGACAGGAATGATTGGTACATGTGTACTATACTTACCATTTGGTATTCGCACATGCCCATTGAGGCAACCAGAGGATAAAAGAAAATAGAAGGGGATCATGAAACTGCACCATTTGGACTGTAGAGATGTCCTGAAAGACATTTAAAATGAAAATACTTTCTCTCATCGTGGCAATTGTTTTTTATCCAAAAATTTCATAGAGGCACTGCCACTATTTCACCTAGTTGTCTGCGATCTCAGGTATAATACTTCACATTGCTGAAGAAGTGAATGCTCCCATTAGACCATAGAAAATGGCTAATGGGAGCATTTAAAAAGTATTTGCCCATGTAAAACAATATCTGCAATACCTGTCTGAGATATACCACGACCTAAGTTGCTAATAAGCAACCATTTGTCACGCTGATAACGATCTTCACTTGTGACATTGAAACTCACTATTTCATAAGGCCCACGAATGAAGCTTGAACATGATCCTGGTGTCTCTTTATAGGTAAAGCTGTGAGTGCCACATTTTGTGGAGAGGTTCAATGGTCATTTGGACGTCAGGATTCATTTGATTCACTATTTGACGCAGACGACTTTCATTAATTTCTCCTCCAAACTGACTAGCATGCGCCTCTGCAGCATGTAGCTTGCGTTCAAATACTTCCGTGATGTCCACATAATAATTAGGTTCGTCGCAATTAAACAAATAGAGTTCTTGACTCCGATGACAAATGATGTCATTCGTTAGCTGGTTGTGATAATACCAACAATTCGCACCTAAGTGGGCCGCTTCAATCATCGCAAAACCAATAATTCTATGATCAGAATGTATTTCATACCTTTTCCAAGGATCAAACGTAATTACGACGTCTGGCTGAACAGATCTTACCAATCGAAACAATGTTTCTTTTAAATCACTGGCATACTGTAATTCTCCATCTCGATATCCTAGTTGGATGACTTTGTGAATTCCAAGTCGTTTAGCTGCCTCATCGAGTTCCAGTTTCCTCAATTCAGCAATGCCTTCTGGTGACATCGTTGGGTCGTGGCTTCCCTTTTCTCCCTGCGTTCCAACCACTAAAGTTACGTTATTCCCCGCATCAGAAAGACGTAAAATAGTGCCTGAACAAAATACTTCATCGTCTGGATGGGCTATGCAAACCAATACATTTTTCCCTTGCATGATAAATAACCTCCCGCTATAAAGATTCCACTACACGTTTAAACAGTTCTACTGCGCGTTCATCTCGGTAGTAATACACCCACAATCCTTTCTTCACACTCCGCACAAGCCCAGCATTGCGAAGCAAGGATAAATGATGAGATACGGTCGATTGTGGTAACTGTAAATGAGCAACAAAGTCCTGAACGCAAAGTCCATATTGAGTTTCTTCTTGACCCGGATCAGGAACGATCCGACAACACACACCACCCTTATCGTTCAACATATTGAACATGCGTAATCGTGTAGTATCAGACAGTACCTTAAATATAGTTTCTAAATTTACTTTTATATACATGGGCAGTTTTGAATCCCTGAGTTGTTGTTCTTCTTTATTTTGAGTCAACTGTTGTATCTCCTTTTTAGCAAAATCAAGTTGGCTGTAAGTATCATCAAATCATACTTACAGCCAATCTTATGTTATAGATCTTTTTGCCAGTCGCTGAGCGTTTGTGCTACCTCTTTGGCACTTATTTTCCCAGATATCTCAATCGTTTTCCCATCATCAGATAGAACAAATGCGTCTACGTTGGATAAGAATTCTTCGCTTCCACAGGAGCAAACACCGCTGGAGCACTCAGTGACCAGATCCTCCAATTTTTGTTTATCTACTCCTTCAAACTGAACAACAACTTTCCCCTCTTCAACCTCATGCTTAATAGTAGCCACATCACGAATATCCATAAGAACATCTCCTATATATCAATATTTATCGATATATTGATATATAGTCTTTATCTGTTGATTCGTCAACTCTTTTACCTATTCCCATAATGACTATATCATTCAATGTAAAGAGCGTGTACGATGTTTTAAGGCATCATACACGCTCTAGCTTTTCTCAAAAATACAAAAAATACTTTTATTTTTTCTCTGTTTGTTGAATTAATACCAAAACAAGTATTGTTGCTCTAAAAATAATCTATTTGCCCAATGTGCGTTTAGAAACTGAGTGTTACATAATGTTCATTGGCCCAGCGGCCTAAAGTTGCATTGGCACCAGATACTTGAAGGTTGAGTGCAATTGCTTTTTCATGTACATGATACGCATCAACTAAATTTTTACACGCTCCCACCATGACACCTCGAGATATTAACTCACTGATCATCTGCTTAATTTCATCCGATGCATGATCGATGAGATCAGTTGCCTCTGCAAATAAATAAACTTCTAGATGACTGACTCCATCTTGTTCAGGGGCTTCTTGAATATGTAAAGCTAAAGACAATGCCACTTTTACTCGCTGCTCATCCTTGCTCACAATCATGATACCCATTTTACCCTTTGAATTCGTTGTATTTCCCATGCCGGTTATCCCCTTTTATTGAAATTTTTTGGTATTTTTATAGAGGCCAAGTCGATGTATCTTTTCTCATGGAAACTATACTTCTTACTCAACATCCATTTGGTACATGGCATTCCTTATTAAATTTACAACACCTCCAATTTTATTTTTATTTCCCCAATATTAAATACTTGAATTCCATATAAACTCTTTGGCTTTTGGGTCATCTTGAATCATTGACGAAAAAACATCTGAATAGCCGCCATTTGCATTAAACACATACGTCTACTTTCTTTACAAACTGTCTACATCACCTATTGTCGTCTAGGATGTGTTTCTTTCATGCGTATGAGAACAACTACCATTGAAACAAGTACGATGATTCCAATCATATAAAGACTATTTAGCATCCCCATTGAATGAATCGTAAAACCAAGCAATAACCCACCAATCGCATAGCCGCCATCGCGCCACAATCGGTAAACCCCGAGCACCCCCCCGCGTATTTCAGGTGGAGCAACATCAGCCACTGCAGCATTTAAATTCGGATAAAGTAAGGCCATGCCAAGTCCCATCACTGCAGCAGTTATCATCCACCAAGATACTGAATGACCTAAACCAAAAGCTACTATTCCGACCCCAAGTAGCGCCATACCCATGACAATGGGTGGTTTGCGACCAATAACGTCAGATAGAATTCCCGTACCAAACTGTGCAAATCCCCAAATGATGGTGTACGCTCCTCCAATGTATCCAATATCGATAATTGATACATGCAAATGCGCTAAATACAGCGGCAACATCGCCCATACTAACGTGTCTGCCAGCTTATTGACCAATCCTGCTTGACTACATGCTGATAATGTCGGATTGGCGAATGTGGTCGTCCAGATGATTTCACCTACACCAACTTTCTTTTTTTTCATCGTTGATGCTGAGCCTTGTATTGCTTTTGCTTCTTTTAAAACATGGCCTCTTGTCTCGCGAATGACGAATACACTTGTTCCGAGCCCAAATAATAAGACAACTGCACCGTATACGAAAGGCGCCTGTATCAGTCCATAGCGCTCTGCGATGATCCCTGTTGCTATAGTCGAAATGGCCACTCCGATATATCCTGTTGCCTCATTAATGCCCATCGCCAAACCACGTTGCTTTGTTCCTACTAGATCTAGCTGCTTAGTGACGGTCATGGTCCAAGCAAATGCCTGATTAGCCCCGAGAAAAATATTTGCAATGATCACTGCTGTCCACGTATGAATAAACAACAATAAAACGATCATCGGTATCCCAAGTAACCAACCCATAATGAGAACAGGCCGTCTGCCTAAAGCATCTGAGAATTGTCCGGCGACAAGATTTAAAACAGCCTTTGTTGCACCAAATGCAATAATGAACGCAAAGATAACACTTATGGAAGTGATATGATAGACATCTTTACCGAGTAACGGAACAACCGTTCGTTCTAATCCAACGGTCATCCCGACTAGAATCGTACTAAAAACAAGCCATAAAAATTGCTGCAAATTAGGTTTTATCCCTAATTCATGAGATTCTTGATTCACTCGTATCGCTCCCTTTGCTACAATGATGGACATTCTATAATCACGTACATTTATCCGCATATTCGGATGTATGGGCTTATCTTACGTTTGAATCCAGGTAGTGTCAATTGTATTTTATATGACTTACATATTGCCCTATTCTTTTGCTTTTCATTTTTTGCTTGCACTTTATCTAACAGCAAAGTAAAATTTAATATCCGAATATAAGTATATATTATATACATCACATTAATTCAATGTCTGGAGGAATCAACATGAATGAACATAGAGTCACTTTATCTCCTATCGTCACCACTATTCTAGAAAACCGCTCGATAGATGTTCTAGACATTCGTTCCATTTTTGATTTTACACAGTCTTTTATTCCATTTTCACTTTGTATACCTGAATCTGAGCCTGATTTTTTGGTTCATGTACGTAAAATTTTTCCTCATCCTCGAGGTATTCTTGTGATAGGCAATCATGCAACGATTCCCCAAAGTATAGTCGACGCGATCCATCAAGTTGGAGGACATATCGTGGATTACGTAAACTTTCATGAATGGAGTGATGGTGGGTATCCGCTACTAAGTATCGAAACCATGGATATAGAAGACATATTAGAAGGTTCAAGCATTTTCATTGATGTGCGGACAAAGTTGGAGTGGGAAAACAAAAACATCCGCGGATCTATCCATATTCCCTTGTCTGAGATCCGGGATATCGCCAAAACAATGGAACCTACCACAACATACGTTACTTACTGTGCAGGAGTCTATCGTGGACTCAATGGTGCAGCGCTCATGCGTTCGCAAGGTCTTACTGTTCGCTACCTCGTCAACGGGCTCAATGCATGGTATAACAACCATTCAAAATAGTCAGGGACACCTCTCGGCTATGATGCCGTCACCTTGGATTAGGTGCTCATGTTGTTGATGTGCTTCATAAGATCTGCATAGGTCAATAGTCCTTGATGATACCATAAGATATGACCACTGCCTGATACAAGTACTTGAGTAGGTAGCCCTGTCACTCCATATAAATCACTGACAGCACCTTTATTGTCTAATGCCACAGGAAAGTTCAGTTGTTGTTCTTGGATGTAGTGTTCAAAAGGAACCATGGATCACTTGACTAGAGACTGCATAGTCGTCCCACACATGCATAAGTGCTGTAGTTGATCCAGTTAAAAAAGGCCAATCAGTTGGCCATTTGTGATTACCAGACCAGTGATTAATTGCAGAAACGCTCCTAGCCACAGGATTTGTATTGACTGCAATTACCTGTACATCATGTTGATACGAGCCCAAATCGTATACAAAATTACGCAATACAATAGCCATCAGTGGACTAACCGTTTGACCTTCACTGTTCATAAAAGCCAACACCACAGTTTTCCCTCGCATGCTATGTAACGACACCGTCTTTCCTGCTTGATTGACAAGGGAAAAATCAGGAGCAGGCCTACCGTGTAAGGGTGCACCAGGATCAACATCTTGATTGATCAGCGCTGAGTACGTTGATGGTGATGTTGTTTCTATGGATGTAGGATGAAGTCCTGTGACAAATTCCTATCCAATGTAAGTCACCCCTAACAAGATAACGATAACACCCGTGGCTACACTAGCTCCTACCAGACCACCTTTATTCAAAGTAACATCCCCTGTAAATTTTTATATTATATCAGTAATCCCTGTGGTCCTAGTAACCAATACCACAACAAATACACACCCGCAATTACCATCACAATAGCACTGAGCTTTTGAACATACGGTAATGCGATATGTAAAAAAGTCTCCAATAGTGTTCGAGTAGAAGTCGCCAAGATAGAAAGAATCGTAATTATGAATCCCATACCCATACTATAAGCAAAAAAAATGAGTAACCCATGACGAAAACCAGCAGCAAATCCTTGAGATGCAACGCTGAGAAACACGGGCAAACTACAACTTAATGAAGCCAGTCCGAAACCTACCCCATACGCAAAAAAAGAACCAGAAGAACCACGTGTAAACATACTTTCTAATAATGTAGAGACACGATTTGTAGAAATTCCAACATGAAGTTGTCCCCGCCATACAAAAATAGCTAAAATAAAAATCATAAGAGCTAACAAAATCGAAATCATACGAGTGGCACCAAAGAGCAATATTCCAGCACTAGTTACAAGCAATCCTGCAACGCCAAATAAAACGACAAATCCTAGTGTCATCAATAAGCCTGCTCGTAAACC from Sulfoacidibacillus ferrooxidans includes:
- a CDS encoding YgaP family membrane protein, which codes for MKNVGGIDRTLRIILGAVFIIYGVMHLHAILGIIGLILGVVFVLTGMIGTCVLYLPFGIRTCPLRQPEDKRK
- a CDS encoding PIG-L deacetylase family protein, producing MQGKNVLVCIAHPDDEVFCSGTILRLSDAGNNVTLVVGTQGEKGSHDPTMSPEGIAELRKLELDEAAKRLGIHKVIQLGYRDGELQYASDLKETLFRLVRSVQPDVVITFDPWKRYEIHSDHRIIGFAMIEAAHLGANCWYYHNQLTNDIICHRSQELYLFNCDEPNYYVDITEVFERKLHAAEAHASQFGGEINESRLRQIVNQMNPDVQMTIEPLHKMWHSQLYL
- a CDS encoding ArsR/SmtB family transcription factor — encoded protein: MTQNKEEQQLRDSKLPMYIKVNLETIFKVLSDTTRLRMFNMLNDKGGVCCRIVPDPGQEETQYGLCVQDFVAHLQLPQSTVSHHLSLLRNAGLVRSVKKGLWVYYYRDERAVELFKRVVESL
- a CDS encoding DsrE family protein, which translates into the protein MGNTTNSKGKMGIMIVSKDEQRVKVALSLALHIQEAPEQDGVSHLEVYLFAEATDLIDHASDEIKQMISELISRGVMVGACKNLVDAYHVHEKAIALNLQVSGANATLGRWANEHYVTLSF
- a CDS encoding MFS transporter codes for the protein MNQESHELGIKPNLQQFLWLVFSTILVGMTVGLERTVVPLLGKDVYHITSISVIFAFIIAFGATKAVLNLVAGQFSDALGRRPVLIMGWLLGIPMIVLLLFIHTWTAVIIANIFLGANQAFAWTMTVTKQLDLVGTKQRGLAMGINEATGYIGVAISTIATGIIAERYGLIQAPFVYGAVVLLFGLGTSVFVIRETRGHVLKEAKAIQGSASTMKKKKVGVGEIIWTTTFANPTLSACSQAGLVNKLADTLVWAMLPLYLAHLHVSIIDIGYIGGAYTIIWGFAQFGTGILSDVIGRKPPIVMGMALLGVGIVAFGLGHSVSWWMITAAVMGLGMALLYPNLNAAVADVAPPEIRGGVLGVYRLWRDGGYAIGGLLLGFTIHSMGMLNSLYMIGIIVLVSMVVVLIRMKETHPRRQ
- a CDS encoding rhodanese-like domain-containing protein, which encodes MNEHRVTLSPIVTTILENRSIDVLDIRSIFDFTQSFIPFSLCIPESEPDFLVHVRKIFPHPRGILVIGNHATIPQSIVDAIHQVGGHIVDYVNFHEWSDGGYPLLSIETMDIEDILEGSSIFIDVRTKLEWENKNIRGSIHIPLSEIRDIAKTMEPTTTYVTYCAGVYRGLNGAALMRSQGLTVRYLVNGLNAWYNNHSK
- a CDS encoding TlpA family protein disulfide reductase → MVPFEHYIQEQQLNFPVALDNKGAVSDLYGVTGLPTQVLVSGSGHILWYHQGLLTYADLMKHINNMST
- a CDS encoding SCO family protein, which produces METTSPSTYSALINQDVDPGAPLHGRPAPDFSLVNQAGKTVSLHSMRGKTVVLAFMNSEGQTVSPLMAIVLRNFVYDLGSYQHDVQVIAVNTNPVARSVSAINHWSGNHKWPTDWPFLTGSTTALMHVWDDYAVSSQVIHGSF
- a CDS encoding cytochrome c biogenesis CcdA family protein; the encoded protein is MPFSGMVAGMAGMVSAFNPCGIALLPSYLMYLLSGRIQQRKFGWLDGLRAGLLMTLGFVVLFGVAGLLVTSAGILLFGATRMISILLALMIFILAIFVWRGQLHVGISTNRVSTLLESMFTRGSSGSFFAYGVGFGLASLSCSLPVFLSVASQGFAAGFRHGLLIFFAYSMGMGFIITILSILATSTRTLLETFLHIALPYVQKLSAIVMVIAGVYLLWYWLLGPQGLLI